The genomic DNA GAAATCATGCCCATAGCAGTCCCTGAGCACCTGTCGTGCCGTCATACACCCTGCCACCTGCTCATCACCGACAAGCCGGTCAGAATCGATGGTCCGGGAAAACCCCCCTGCCTTACAGGGATATGCATCTGCTTTTGTCTCCCTGATATCATTCACATGATAACAGAATCGGATCTCAAGTTCACCGAATATCCCTGCCTTTTCAAGAACCTCCAGAGTTCCGGCAAGGTGCGGATGGGGAGGTGTGACATCATAGACATGAACCGTGAGCAGGGATGCAGGGTCCGGATCACAGATAAAGATCTTATGCTCCTCTATCCCGGTGAAGATGGTGCACCGTTTCGGACTTTGAAGAGCTTTCTGAATCAAATCTCCCCGGTTATGAAGCACCACCGGATCCGGATACAGGTATACCTCATCAGGCCCTGCAATCCGGGTCACCGAGGCAATATCCCTCATCAGTCCGTCCCCCTCTGCAGGCTGTACGGCTAATATTTCAAATCCACCGGGAACTTCATGGATCAGATACTCTGAGAGAAAATACACGCGGTCCCCTACCGGTTTATTTCCAGCATACCCGATGCATTTGCAGTGGGGGGGGAAGATCATCGCTCTTTTCTCCGTTTCCAGTACTCAATCAGACCGCCGGTGCTGAGAATCTCCTGCATCCGTGGAGAGAGGGGCCGGAAGAGATACCGCGTCCCATCCACCTCCACCCACCCTTCAGTGCAATCAAAAGTGATGATCATGCCATCGGTGCATCCGGTCAGATCACATTCCAGTAACGGAAGCCCGACATTGATGCAGTTCCGGAAAAAAATTCTGGCAAACGAAGGGGCGATGACAGCAAGAACTCCTGCCTCATGCAGAGCCCGGGCCGCCTGTTCCCGTGAAGACCCGCAACCCATGTTCTTTCCGGCGACAAGCACTGCTCCTTTCAGTCTTTCGGCAAGAGAAGGATCAAGATCCTCAAACACATGCTGTGCCCAAAAACTCCAGTCTTTTGTTCTCAGGTATCGTCCGGCAATCACCAGATCCGTATCGATATCCTCTCCGATACAGACTGCAGGGCCGGAGCCTTTGAGAGCAGTCATACAACCTCCCTTGGATCAGTAATCTCACCATATATGGCACTTGCTGCAGCAGTGGAGGGTGAACAGAGATAATACGAAGCCCCCACACCCATCCGGTTCTTAAAGTTCCGGTTTGCGGTTGAAAGGGCTACTTCACCCTCACCCAGAACACCCATATGGGCACCAAGGCAGGGACCACAGCCGGGCGGTCCGATGGTACATCCTGCCTGCACGAGGTCAGCAGCAACCCCTGACAAAATAGCCTTGAGGAAATCACGCTCTGATGCCGGAACAACAATGGTTCTGACTTTTACCCGGCGTCCTTTCAGAATCCTGGCAGCACGTGCGAGATCTTCAAACCGGCCGTTCGTACAGGTCCCGATAAAGACCTGATCAAGATGGGTACCTGCAAGGGCCGGAACCGGTTGGACAGTATCCACCCGGTGAGGAACCGCACATACCGGCTCAATATCTGCGAGATCAAGATAGCAGTCCTGCACATAGTCCGGGTTTTCCAAAACCTGCATCGGACAGGGAACAGAATACTCTGCGAGATATCGCTCTGTCTCCTTGTCTGCATAAAAGAGCCCGGTCTTTGCCCCGGCCTCAACCGCCATATTGCATAATGTCAGTCGTCCTTCCATGGGAACCGACGGAGTGGATTCACCAATGAACTCCAGGGCTGCATAGGTTGCTCCGTCCATCCCGAGCCGTGCCACATAGGTCAGCGCAACATCCTTCCACTCAACGCCTTGCTTTAAGGATCCGGAGAGATGAATGCCGATTGAATCAGGAACCCTCAGCCAGGTCTCACCAGACACCCAGATACCTGCCATGTCACTTGCCCCGACGCCGGTTGCAAACGCCCCGAGAGCACCGAGTGTGCATGAATGAGAATCAGCTCCGATGACAACCTCCCCTGGTGCCACCTGCCCTTCTGCCATCACCTGATGACATATACCAGAGCCGATATCCCAGAAATGCACCCCGCACTCTCTGGCAAGGGTCCGGAGCTCTGCCTGGAGTTCTGCAGTCTGGGAGTTGTTCGCCGGAGCAATATGATCATAAATAATGTAGACAGAATCCGGATTTGCAATACCCGGAGCCCCCATTGCATCATAGATTATCTTTGCCTGAATCCCGGTCCCGTCATGGCAGAATGCCCGGTCAATATGTCGATCAATATACGTGCCGGCCGGGGCACCTAGAATCTTCTCCGATAATGTCACCATTGATCTTATCCTCCCCGGTTACCTGGGAGATGATCTCCGCAAGCACCCGCTGGTTGATACTGCATTTATCCTCACTTTTATCCTTTATCAATTCAAGAACCTGCATAACCTGCTCATCGGTGATGTGATAGCCAAAAGAAGTCAGAATATGCACCAGAGCACGCTTTCCGGTATGCTTCCCCAGGATAAACCGCCGTTCCAGTCCCAGGAGCTCTGGGGGTATGAACTCGTAGGTCTCCGGATTTTCCAGAATAGCTGCAATATGAATCCCACTCTCATGGGCAAACGCATTCGCACCGACCACCGGTTTCGTTGCAGGCATAAAAATCCCGGTATACTGTTGAACCCGTTCTGAAAGAGCCGGAATCTCTGTGAGATCATACCGGGTAATCCCGCCTTTGAGCACGAGTGATACCAAAACCTCCTCTAGCCGTGCATTCCCTGCCCGTTCACCAAGGCCGTTCACCGTGGTATGCAACTGATACGCTCCCAGTTCTGCGGCAATGAGTGTATTTGCCGTCGCACACCCGAGATCATTATGAGCATGCATGGCAATCGGGATGGGCGTTTTGGGGACAAGATCCTTCATGACCGTAGCGACCTCAAGAGGGGTCAGACACCCGGTCGTATCTGCATATGTGACATAGGTCGCCTTGTGATCTGCTGCCTGCCGGTAGATGTCAACGAGGATATCAGGGTCGGTACGGGATGCATCTTCAGCACCAAACCGGACGATAAGACCATGATCCACCGCATAATCAAGCTGTTCAAGAGCATTTGCAACAACAACATCCCGGGGCTTTTTATGCTTGTATTTCAGATGCAGATCAGAAGGGGCAATAAAAAGCCCGATCATGTCAACTTCAGCATCAAGCGCTGCATCCACATCCTCCCTGCAGGCCCGTGACAGACCACATATCTTTGCCGAGAGACCCAGCCGGGAGATATTCCGGACCATCTCCTTTTCATGGGCGGATACAATAGGAAATCCGGCTTCAATCACCTCAATTCCGATTGCATCAAGCCGGGATGCGATATCCTTCTTCTCATCAGCAGTGAATGATACTCCAGGGGTCTGTTCACCGTCCCGAAGAGTGACATCACAAATTTCAATGTGCCATGGTTTCATGTGCGTTGTTCCTCCGGACAATCTCCCTGAATGATAAGCACCCGTAGCGTGGTATCAGGGACCAAAAGTCCTGAAATTTTTTCATGTTCACTGGCATTGCACCAGACCGGATTTGAAAACCCCAGATAGGTGCAGACATCCGGAACCGGCTGGCGGCCCGTTGTTCCCATGCACCGGTTCTGCAAGACAATACAGAGAAGTGGCCTGCCTTTAGCATGCAGATCAATCAGAGCCTGGATGCCTGAGTGGAGCAGGGCATAATCACCGGTAAGTGCCACTCTGGTGGATTGTGCAGCAACTCCCACCGATGATCCCATCCCGTAGTTGGCAATCCCGAATCTGTATGGCGGGATCATGGAGAGAAGGCTACAGCCAGTATCACTGATGACAGACACTCCCCGTTCCTGCAACGTATCAAAGACAAACCGGAACGGACAACCAGGACAGAACATCCGTGATGAGCCCCGTTCACGACGTGATACCGGACTGTCGTCATGGACCAGTGGTGAGATCGGAAACGGAAGATACCCGGATTTTATCATCTCCGGGACCGCTGAATAGGCACGAACCGCACGACCATACATGGTCAGATCAGGGTCGGCAAGCGTCCCACACGTACTCCTTTCAGATCCTTCAGAACGTCCCTGCCATGATCTCTTCAGGTCACCGGGGATGAACCGGACGATGGAAACTCTGGAGAACTGCTCTGATGCATAAAAGGCCTCTCCGACCGGATCAATACCAGACATATCAATAACCGGACAGATGGCAACTGATCCCCACAACCGGGAGTCCTGCACGGTCTGGGTCCCGTATGCATTCGGATCGTCTCCGACAACAATGACGATCCCGGCTTTCAGACCCTGGGCGGTTGCATGAACCAGAGTATCGGCAAGCACATTCATCCCGACATGCTTGACAATAACACAGGATCGCTTGCCTGATAGCGAATCCCCGAGTGCATATTCAAGGGCGACCTTCTCATTGATGACCAGTTCTGCCCCGGTCTCTTCAATCAGGGTCGTCACCGGATATCCGGGCACGGCATACACCGAATCAGCATATGCCTGTATAGCATCCCCAAGACCGGATGTCATGTATCCCTCCCCGGAATCAGGTCACATCCGGTGCATGCCGGACACATGGTCAGGGCTGCTGTGGGATCAAGACCATATTTTCGGAGCATCTCTTCATGAATCCGGGCTATCCGGATAATCCGATCCGGATCAGGGGCATGAAAACCGGTCAGATCCCCGCCCGGCGTCAGGGGCCTGATAACCGGCAGAATCCCATTCTGGCACAGATACTCGATACATGCTGCCATCTCCTCATCAGTTTCCCCAAGGCCGAGGATGACGTTGGAAAAGACATGATTTCTTCCAAACAAAGGAACTGCAGCACGAAGGGCAGCGATTGCATCTCCCCTGACAAGGCCAGGACACATGACAGAAAAGAGCTGGCCAGTTGCCGTCTCAAGGTTGAACTTCACCTCTGACACTCCGGCTTTTTTCAGGCGATACGGCGTCTCCGGGTCAGGATATATTGATACTCCAATCGGGAGCTGAAACTTCTGGAGCCTTCTCACAACATCAAGCGTATACCGTTCCTCTTCATGAATATCAGTCAGGACGCCGGATGTCAGGGATATTGCATCAATGTCTGGAAATACAGATAAAACCATCGCTTCTATCTCATCAATACTCCGCCTGGGTCCGGGATTTTTCCAGACATTACAGTACCGGCACTGGAAGATGCAGGAGCCAGTAATGGTCAGGTATGCCTGGCGGGGACAATGAAGTCCGGGTTTTTCCAAAGATCCGGAATACTCCTCTCCTTCAAAACGGAGAACTGCCTTTCCATTCCCTGCATGGTGCAGCTCAACACGGCTGGTTTCTGAAAGGCTAAGCCTGACCCGGTGGCCATCCATGGAAAAAAATACCGAACCAGACGTTCCTGCCCCCGGGCCGGCACGGGAACGTGCGATATAGTCATCTGCTGAAACTCCGGTCAGGTGTGTAGTGCCTGCATGTAAGAGCCTGGCCTTCAGCTCTGTCCACATAATTGAAGACCCTCATCATACCGGGTGTAAAACGGGATCGCTGCGATTGCACCCGTAATTCCCCGGCCATTGATCCAGATTTTCAGATCATCACCGGCAAGTGCCCTCGCATCATCCGGGGTAACCTGTCCGGATTTTGTCCGCCACCCGTATTCTAAAAGACGATCCGGAGAAAATCCGGTAAAGACCGCCATTCCGGTTTCTTTTGAGAGAGTGTACTGCATCAGGAGCTCGGAAAATCTCCTGGCAAGCTCCTCGGGATTGCTGCTTGCAAATTCTGCAACCACACCGACACAGTTCTTTGTCCTGAACGGGACCGGAAAGAGCTGGACTATTGTATGTGAGAGGTACCGGTGCCTCTTATCTGCAACCGTCCGGGCAATATTGTGAACAAGCGTCCATGTTGCTCCCTCCTCCGGGGTGTCTGTGTCATCAACTCCGATAAGCACCCGGCTCATTCGGGGAAGAACTATCGTTGATCCGGCAACTTTTCCCCCGCCTGATTCATCATACGAAGAACGGATCACTCCCTCGGCACTCGCCCGGCAGATGGTGGCACCAACCCCGCCACCACCCATCCCGATATAGGAGATAGCAATCTCATCCCCCTCTACACTGACTTTTGAGATACCAGCCGGAAATTTTGATCCTTCAAGGGCAAGGTCAACCTCTCCGGTCCGCAGAAGAAACCGATTCATGGAACCGACGGTCCGGACGCCGGTGACAAGTGGCGACTTTGCATAGTGCTTTTTCACCCACATGGCTCCGCCGATACAGTCAAAACACTCGATAAGTTCAACCTGGCCTCCTGTATCGTCGCTGACTGCGCAAATCCACGGATAATGGATAATATATGGTTCTGATATACCAGACATTCCGGGCTCCAGATGTATAGGGGGATCTTTGTTGGCGAAAATTTCGTCAACAAACATGGTGCACCAACAGGTATAAGTGTTGCTTATTTATTTCAGGCTCATCGAACCAGACATAACAAAAATTAATAGGGGCTCATTCATCGATCAAAGAGAGATCTCAGCAAACATAAATAAATGCAAAATAATGAAATGCAATCTTTGTTATTACATTTGGTCTAACCATGGAGCATGGGAACGAACGCAAGAAGGGGTGAGTATTGAGGTCCCTGCCAACAGATTCGGACATTCCCATGATATGTTTCGTGAGTATAACAGCCGAATGAGTTGTAACATTTCAGAGAGTGAAATTATTAGAATTAAAAATAAAATGACTATCCATGCCTAAATTACCCATTGTGAGTGGAAATGGAGGCGGTTACTGCATTTACCAAATTGGGCTCGCTGATTTCACGCCAGCGTGGCAGTCATGCTACTAACAAAAGATGGATCTATCTATACCTTGTCTGTCCCTCTTCACCAAGCGTTAGGACCCGGCCTTTTACGAGATCTGATTCGGATCGCTGATATCACCGTTGATGAATTTGCACCGGTATTGTAAGTTCATTATACACCCTTACACGTTTGAGTGCACAAAATGAACACCGTCATAAAGAGATGACCTTTAAACAACTCATAACTTGTTCAGATTATTCGATTATTTTTGCGATTATGCACATTAAAAGAGGATTATTTTATACGCATTTTTTATTCACAGGTAAGACACCAGACCTCTTCATTCCATCCGACAAGCCGGATGATGTTCAGACACATATCCCGGATCTGATACCTGCCAAACCGCGATTTATAGGAGTAGGATCCAACTCTCGACTTATACCGTGATGGATCGTCGGAAAAATACCCGGAGTACTCCCTCACTATCCGGTCAAACTTCTGCGGCTCTTTCTCAAAGACAACCTGTACCGTATGTTCCAGAACCTGGTACCAGTACTTCACCTCATGAGATGAACCGGCAATAGTGAGCATCGTCGGCCGTGCCATCTTTGGTATCTCACCCTGCCGCATACAGGCACTAGGAGCAGGTGAGAGTTTTGGGACCTCGGTTTCAGATGCCTCACACCGTGCCCATATCTTCACGCAGAATGCCGCCAGAACGCCTGAACGCTGATCGATCTGGTATCGTCTCCAGAACCGTATATTTTTCATACCTGCATTCAGCATCAGGTTATCAAGAGCATACCAGGCCTTTTTCACCTCGAAATCTGCATTTTTTATCGCCGGGTTCTCCTGGGTAATCGTCAGATTTCCAAGCCGGTGCACAAAGTCGGCATGGACTGAAGACCAGTCTGACCCAAGATGCTCTTTCCAGTTATCTGACAGTGTTTCAGGCATGATATGATCGATCATCCTGACTTCAGCCTCATCCTCAAACAACGCATATGATGGCGCAGGATCAGAGCCCCGTGGCTGACTAGAAAAGTACTCCTCAAGCCGCTCTAGGATGACAAATGCAAGTTTATTGTCAGAACCCGGCTGATAGAGATCGCTGTACCGGAGATGATCCAAGAACTCATCATCATCCGGCATATCAAAAGGAGCCTGAAGAGATGCGATAAATGACCTGGTCTCCTCCGGCGTAAGATACCCTAACCCGTCTGATGCACCCCGGCAGAGGATCTCAAACACTTCCTCATATACCGCATCTGACCTCTGGCAGACCATCCGACGTATCAGGTAACTTTCAACACAGGAGAGGATTTCAAGTAATTCATCATCTGATAGTGAAGCAGCAGGATTTCTTCGTCGATCATTTGCTGCCAGCAGAAGAAGGAGGAATGGTGCAGGGGCATTATTGCCGATTCGTTTAATTCGGGTAAGGGATTTACACACCTCCTTCCTGACCCGGCTGTCCCCGTCACCCTGTTCCGGAAAGAGGATAAGGCGGTAATATTCAGAAAATCTGCTGATATCCCGAAGTAACAGGCGAACATCATCTGATGAGGCCTGCTGGTATCGCCTCCGGATCTTCTCAAAGATCTCGCCATGACGGATAATACGACCGTCCTTCATGCAAAAGTGCCGGATAAAGGAGGATATCAGAACCTGATCATTATTCAGCCGCTCTTCCATCGGTTTCCAGAACTGATCATACTGAGCTTCGGCAATCTCCTGGCTGTCCAGATGGGCGAAGAAGAAGTTCCTGATAAGGTCTGACTCCTCAAGCGGCACACCCCGGTAATTTAAAGCCTCAAACACCTGGTTCGGATTTTCACCCTCATCAAGCTCTATATAAACCACACAGAGATCTTCAGTAATTACTTCCTGCAAGAGATGCAGATCCATCCCGGAAAAACGGTCGAGTTGCCACCAATAATAGTCAAAACACTCAACTATCCCTGAATCCTGGTCAAAAACATAGTCTTCATCAAAAATATGAAACAGGGCGTTTTTATCGACCCTTGTCGGGATGACAACATACTGCCCTTCCCCACTCTTTGGTGCGTTCTTTAAAAAATCAGATATCTGATCATAGAGCTCATGCAGCCCTTTCTCCCGTGCAAATGCTCTGATAACGGCAAGAATGATACTTACGGTGGTGATTCGCTGCTGACCGTCTATGATGACATATTTATCAAGGTTTTTTTCATACTCCCTGACTACAACGATGGAACCCAGGAACCGGGCAGGCGATTTCTCCGATCCAGTACGAAGAGAATATTGTTCCCTGATATCCGCCCATAACTGCTCCCACTGCTGTCGTGACCATACGTACGGGCGCTGAAACAGCGGGACCTTGTATTGTTTTGCCCCGTTAAATAAGTCCCAGACCGATGCCTTGGTCGCTTTCATTCACCACTATCCCGGTAGAACATATCGCGTTCCTATCGCTTTACCTCACCGGTTTGTTAAGAGGAGAATTACGAGCGTTCCCTAGCAGGAAATGATAAAAAAATAAAAATGATTACCAGGCCTCTGAAAAGGCACTGTTGGTGTATATGTCTTCTAGGCGGGCTTTGTGTCCGCGCTCCATCTTTGCCAGCTCTTCAAACGTCTTCTTCTGATCTGCATCCGTACTTGCAGCGGCAAACTGCTCGTACATCTGCATTGCTTCTTCTTCCCGCTTGATTGCAACCTGAAGACCTTCAAGGGGTTTTAAGTCCATTGATGGTTTTGGCTTTTCGATGGTGTCTGAAATATGGTAATCCTTAACCTCATCAAATTTGAGCTCTTTTTTGGCTCCACTTAAATATTCCTGGAGAGTTTTCCGGTGATATGTCTCCTCCTGAGCAAGTTCTTTGAACGTTCCCTTCAAAGCCGGATCTTTAACTTTTTCTGAAAGTGATATGTAAAAAGCATACGCATCAACTTCCTTATCGATCGCTGCAAGTAAAATCTTCTTATATTCTTCCAGTTTCATAAATCACCCTCCTGAGGGTAAGTAATAATTCTGGTGAATTGGTTAAAAAAGATATTGATCAGAAGAGTTCTGCCAGTTTAAACTGGAATGGCCCAAGCTTTCCTTCATAGTTACCGGCACTGATGAACGAAACACCCGGAACCTTGACTGCAGCCTTGATACCTGCTGCCATTGCCTTTTTGACTGATGCCTCATCCACACCATTGATGACGATCTCATAGATGGATTTGACACCATCAGGGACTTTGGTATCCGGAACCTTCTCACGGATGGTCGGGCAATACTGCTCATTGGTCGTTGCCGGAATTGGGAACTTGTAGTTCTTTGATCCGACTTTGGATCCTGACGCAACAATACCGCCTGCGAAGCTGGTGATGGTCCCTTTTACTTCAAAAATTGCATCTGCAGCTGCCTTTGCTCCCATAAGGGCAGTCATCTGGTTGTCTGCCATGACAAAGAAGTTCCCGCCTGCGACACCCTTGACCATGCCAAAGACTTCTTCTCCAACATAGTCTCCTTCCATAATCGGGATCTTCCAGCACTGCCGTCCGCCAATCTCCACCTTGGATTCGAACTTGTCTCCAAAGAAGTGAATTTTGATATCGAACTTCTCTTCTGCATCAGGCATGCCATTAAAGACAGAGGTTGTTGCTGCGGTCAAGACGCACTCGGCAATACGCTCCATGACCTGTTCCGGAACTTTCTTCTTTGAGGCACAGATCAGAATGGATACACCCGGACGTCCGTCAGGGGTCTCATCTGCACTGACATATCCTTCAATACCTGCCTCACAGGGACAACCAATTGCAGAGGTTGCAAACCCGGTAGCCTCCATCGCAGCGGTCATTGCCCATTCGCGGGTTACTCCGGTTATTATTACCCGTGATACCCATATTGGAAATCCTTCAGCAAATGTGTTATCAATTGGTACACCGTTCAGTTCCATTACGGTTCCTCACAAAGAGGTCATCTGTCAGACCAATAATGGTTGTGAATTCGATCTGATACCAGGTGACCTTCGGACAGGTATCCTGCATCTATTCTGCAGGCACGAAGCACATCACATCCCCGTATCGGCTGCGACGGATCTGCCGTTGTTACAAGGGTTGACAAGGCCAGCACGGAATCAGGAAGCTTCATCCCAAACAGATCGGTTGACCGGACTTCATGGGAATGAGTCTGCACCGTCTTCCTGACCGTCCCCCTGTTTATGACTATCCCCATCCGGTTCATAAGAGCTGCCGCATGGGAAAAGGTGTGGTCCTCCGAGAGAGAGAGGCAGAGATCCACAATCGGTGATCCAAACCTGCTTTTTTCATAAAAGGGCGCTTTGGCATAGCAGAGCTGACCACAGTCCCGACAATGAAAGCGCTTGACATACACATAGATGTGCATCTCCCCTTCAGGAGCATACACCGTCGAAAATCGCCGTTGTTTCATATCATGGCTGATCACCATGCCCATGCAGTTCGGACAGGGAAGGGGGTCGGTAAACTGGACCCCCGAAACTCCTGTTACCGCCTGATAGACCAGGTCAGCAATAATCGGGGAGATAAACGGTTGGCGACGCATCTACAGGATAGTATAATCAACCTGTCCGGTTTTTAAGCATGACGCATTGCATCCGGTGTTCCAAACCTGGTGAGGAGTCGCCAGAGGAGTATTGTCAGCGTACATGAGTATAGGACCTGCAGAAAGATGGTCCATGGAATTTCCATGCTGAAAAAGATGATTAATGCGTAAACTGGAGTCATAATAGAGACAATATCCTTTTTTTCAAACAGAAGCGCAAGAGCAGCCAACACGCATGAACCAAGAACGCAACCCCAGATAAAGCTCCCTTCATTTTCAATTATACCCATGGAATGCAGGAGAAATGAAAAACCAATTCCTGCCCATGGAATGACAAGTGACAGGACGCATAAAACCTTTTGGAGCACGGTCAGGTTCCGGATAGGAAAAATATCGGCGATATTCATCATCCTTATCCTGTGACGGACTGGATGATGAATTGTCCGGATTATGATCGCAGAGGCCATCCGTCAATCACCGATGAGGGTGTCACATCTGGTACGATAGATATAAAATTCCTTTTGCTTGGACATTTTTTAGAAAATTGAACAGTTCAGTTCGGGATTATTTTCAAAAGTGTTTAATACTATCACAAAATACTTAATGTTTAAGCCTGCAAGGCGTGTTGTGTGGCCTTGAATCAGGCAGACTCTGTGAAGGTGTAACTAACTATGGTATTTCATCCACCCGTACAAATAATCGCCA from Methanospirillum hungatei JF-1 includes the following:
- the fhcD gene encoding formylmethanofuran--tetrahydromethanopterin N-formyltransferase: MELNGVPIDNTFAEGFPIWVSRVIITGVTREWAMTAAMEATGFATSAIGCPCEAGIEGYVSADETPDGRPGVSILICASKKKVPEQVMERIAECVLTAATTSVFNGMPDAEEKFDIKIHFFGDKFESKVEIGGRQCWKIPIMEGDYVGEEVFGMVKGVAGGNFFVMADNQMTALMGAKAAADAIFEVKGTITSFAGGIVASGSKVGSKNYKFPIPATTNEQYCPTIREKVPDTKVPDGVKSIYEIVINGVDEASVKKAMAAGIKAAVKVPGVSFISAGNYEGKLGPFQFKLAELF